The nucleotide window TCACTGTCTTGAGTATAATTAATACCCAAAACATCTAACTGCCTCAAAACTTCGGCAGGCAAACCCGTTAAGTCAAATCGATTTGCCCAAACCTGAAGATCGTTAATCTCACAGCCCGATACTAGTGTGATACCGGTAATTTCCTGGCCTAATAAGCTCTTTAACTTTTTACGAGAATTCGGTCCAACAAAGCAGTTGGCGGAATCCAAGCCCATTGGGATTAAAATTTCATTGGCATATTTTTCCTGAAAACGTCTTACGGCGTCTTTGGTTGATTCGCCAAAAAAATTCGTTTCCCGACCAGGAGAACCATATCCGGATTCGGCTAATTGAGTTTCGGGATCTTTATTTAAAACTATCTGAAGAAGCCTTACATCTTCTCCGGTCATTCCAAATTCGATATCCCTAGGGAATAAAATATCCTGGGCTGAATCGGGTCCATAAATCGATCTTACCTTGGCAGAAACAATATCTTCCTTGCTCGCAATTATATAATCAAGCAAGGAATCTTTCTGATGACAAGCAATTTTCATTGTCTGCCAGGAGCTATCTATCTCCTGCTTAACCAAGAAACTATTTGCTACGGCTACGAATTTTTTAGCCTCGTTCAATAAAGAATCTTCCTGTTGAACGTTAGAGCTAGCTAATTGATCAATAATTAGGTCGACTCTCCCCGATAGTTCCACTAAGTTTTCCCAAATTTTTTCATTGGAAAGTGAATGTTTTTGTTTTTCAGGAAATGCTTCGCGGGCCACCTTAACTAGAGTAGCCCTATTTTCTTCCTTACAACTTACTCCTTTTGGAGTCCTAATAGTCCCCCCGTCAACCACTCTATAACTGAGTGGTGAGGCAAATACCGTGTTTGATGGCATATGTTTATTTATTGAATAGACAAGTCTATCCAACAACACATACGCCTTAAAACAAATCGCCTCATCTGACTGCATAATGGCCTCGACAGTGAATACGGCCATAATAACAACGCCGACCACTCCCAAGACATAAATTAACATTAACAGGTTTTTCACAATTTTCTCCTTTTTTATTTTTTATTTTTTTAAAAAATGTCAAAAAACTATCCTTATTTTATCTTATCTATATACTAGCATATATTAATTTTTTTGTCAATAGAAAAGAGCGCCTTGTGACGCCCTTTATATTTAAGGTTATTTACCACCCATCCCCAGAGGAATTTGGGAATTAGCTTGAACAATTTCCACATCTTCTCTCAT belongs to Patescibacteria group bacterium and includes:
- a CDS encoding transglycosylase SLT domain-containing protein, with the translated sequence MAVFTVEAIMQSDEAICFKAYVLLDRLVYSINKHMPSNTVFASPLSYRVVDGGTIRTPKGVSCKEENRATLVKVAREAFPEKQKHSLSNEKIWENLVELSGRVDLIIDQLASSNVQQEDSLLNEAKKFVAVANSFLVKQEIDSSWQTMKIACHQKDSLLDYIIASKEDIVSAKVRSIYGPDSAQDILFPRDIEFGMTGEDVRLLQIVLNKDPETQLAESGYGSPGRETNFFGESTKDAVRRFQEKYANEILIPMGLDSANCFVGPNSRKKLKSLLGQEITGITLVSGCEINDLQVWANRFDLTGLPAEVLRQLDVLGINYTQDSDNDKPSFVKALDRTNQYQSSIKEQSEIYRLSPNQPRAVIINESLGKAWVTSHSGATGLMQLMYSTAKDLEVNRYDSDENIKGGCKYLSHLKYNHPNTMGDNRKVFKGYNWGPNYNQCRYEKAEESRLPSESRIYSSSVLATWTILNWIDEIEVNKYQICQADEGQNLIKALTNIQNCESEFLAGVRNNLRREYYAQLKEVNPFLTMVPLEVYMG